The Methanobrevibacter sp. region CACTACTGATTCACCAAGTCCCCAGGATCCTTCAATCAATGCAATTTCTTCACCTGTGGATGGATTTACAGTAAACATTACTCCTGCTTTATCAGCAATGGCCATTTTTTGAACTACAACAGCAATGTATACTTTAGAGTGTTCAAAGTTGTTTTCTTCCCTATAGAAAATTGCTCTTGCTTCAAATAATGATGCCCAACATTTTCTGATGTATTCAATTACTTCATCATCACCGGATACATGCAGGAAAGTATCTTGTTGACCTGCAAAAGATGCTTCAGGCAAATCTTCTGCTGTTGCAGAGGATCTGATTGCCACATCAGTGTCATCTTCACCAACTCTTTGACAAAGTTGATTATAATATTCACGAATGAATAAAACCAAATCATCTGGAATAGGGGATTCAATGATAATCTGCTTTATTTCTTCAGCTGCTGCTTGAAGAGCTTTAGTATCATTAATGTCAATTTTTTCAAGAATACCCATTACTTTATCGTTAATTCCAGCTTCATCCATGAAATATTCATAAGCTTGTGCAGTCACTACAAAACCTGGTGGTACCGGAATGCCTGCTTGAGTCAATTCACCCAAATTAGCACCTTTTCCACCTGCAATTCCAATGTCGGATTTGCTCAATTCCTCAAATTTTTTAACATACATGAAATATAACCTCTTGGATTAAACATTAAAATACATTGACAAATGTCAATATTAATTATTATTTATAATTTTCAATGTTTAAATATTTAATGAAAAAAATTAATGATAAAAAAATAAGTAATAAAAAAAGAGTAAAAAAAGAATAGATTAAGAGATCTATTTAATTAATTCTGCGCCTTTGTCGACTACAATTTTACATGGAACCGGTAATTTCATACCTGCTCTTTTGAGTGCGACTTTAGCTTCTTCAAAGTTTTTAGCATTACAGTCAATAGTAATTATTCTTTGATTTTTCTTAACGATAGCTTCAACAGAAATAGGTTTACCGAAAGCATTTCTCATACCACTTTGTACCCTATCTGCTCCTGCACCAGTTGCCATTGGGTTTTCTCTTACGATTTGGTGTGGGTATACTCTTAATTTTAAGTGGTATCCCATTCTTCCAGCTGCTCTTTGCATTAATCTGTTAGAAGCAATCCTTGCTGCTTCTAAAGAGTTGTGTCTAATTTGAGCTGGTTTTTTAACAGCTAAACTTAATTGCACTGGAAATTCATCTTTTAAATTACCCATATCGTATTGTACGATTCTTGAATTTGGGGTTTTTCTAATATAATCTCTTCTTGTATAAGCACGAACCATTATTATTCCTCCGAAATAAACATAAATTGTTTTTAATTAAAAATAGCTAAAAATAGTAATTTTCCAACATAGCTATATAAAAATTATATCGTAATATAATAGAATACTTAAATATATTACTTAACTTATTAATAAAGGTTACCATAATTTTGAAATTTTCACCACAACAAATATTTTAGATAATAAATTTATATAATATACCATGAAAATAAAAGGGAATATTACTTTTATATATAAAACTTCCAATGATGCAAAACTGGTATTTGATTCACTTGAAGTGGACAATGAAAATTATCTGACTTCCACACTAGATCATGATTCCATTAATTATGAAATAAACAGTGAAAAATTAGGTACATTTCTTGCAACTGCAGACGATTTAATTGCTTCAGAAATAGTAGTTGAAAAAATCGTTGAAAAAACTAAACAATGAAAAGTTTTATATAAATAAAAAAAACATATATTAAATTTAATATATATTAATTCGTTAGAGAGTGTAATTTATGGAATGTTATTATCATCCTGATAGAGATGGCACAGATACATGTGCAATATGTGGAAAATCAATTTGTAAAGAATGTGGTTTAGAAATTGCTGGAAAAATTTACTGTAAAGAATGTTTAGAAAAAATTGTAGGTCTTGGAATTGAAAATAAACCTGCTGAACCAGTACAGGAACCTGTTAGAACTGAACCAGCAAGACTCAATAAACAACCTGTTGATGAAAATATTTATCAACCTCAAGTTGAAAGTGTAGAAGTACCTCCTGTTCAGGAAGAGATTCAACCAGTTTCTGAAATTAAACAAATTCGTGATGACTCTCCATATAATATAAAAAGCAATATTGAATATGATGGAGGTCTTGAAACATCTTATTTAGATGAAAATGAACCTATTCAACCACAAAGAATAGAACAAGCTCCAATCTCTCAAGAGCCACAAATTGCACAAAACGAACCGAATTATGTTACAGAGCAAATTTCACAAAAAGCTCCTGAAACTCAGGAATATATTTATCCAGACCATTCATATGAGCCTCAGCCAACAAGTGCTAGAATGGAATTAGAAGACAAATATGAAAAATATTTGGATGACTTATATTTTGATGAGGAAGAAGTGCCATTAGGTGAACAATTAGCAAAAGATGAAGCACAATATGGTTCATTAACTAGAAAAGAATATCCTACAAGAGAAGAACCATCATTAAAACAATCTTCTGCTAAAAGAAGAAAACCTGAAACCCCTGAAGAAATGGAAGCTAGAATTAGAGCTGAAATCTTAGCTGAAAAAGAAGGCGGTAAAAAAATCAAGGATCAAAACATCCATAATTTAAATTATCAGGAAGAAAAAGAACCTATGGGTGCAGTAGACATCATCTTAACTATTATTTTGATTATAGTCATTTTAGTAGTAATCTACTATTTAATTTATGTATTTGTATTGCATGCAGCTTATCCAACATTTATGGATGCAGTATATGCACTTTCAAACCCTCAAAATGTAATTAATAATGTTTTAAACCCTCAATAATGAAATATTTTCATTATTGACTTTTTCTTTAAATTTTTCTAATGTTTCTTTATTTTTATATCCCAATACTCGAATATTTGATGGATATTTATCAATATAATGTGAAATGACTTTTTTAGGAATTGGATTTTCCAATATGCTTAAGACCCTTTGCTTAAAATGAGATGAAAATCCCTGTTGAATTGATTTTTCTAACGTTAAAATATCATTATATGGCCTGTTTTCAATAATATTAATGGCTAATTTTTCATTAAACAAATTTAGATTTGACAACTCTTTCAGGGAAAAATTGTTTGCCGTGTTTAAAATAGCTTCCTCATCTCTAATGCCGTAAATTATTCCATCGTTTTGAATTTCCCTTTTTAATACATCAATTGTCTTTTTAGGCATCATGTCCAAAACATTATCAAAATTATCATCAAGGATGCTTTCACGAATAAGGGTTCCGCTTACACCTTCAATCCTTTTTACGAAAATAAATTTATCCTTATATTCAAAACCTATTTTCGACAATGAATTTGAAAATGAGGTTATTACATAATTATCTTCCTCAAGCTTTCCTTTTAAAATGGTTTCATGAGTGGTCTTATCAACGATTTTATATGGTTTTGAAGCTATATGGTGACCCAAATTAATACGTTTTAAAATCTCATCCATACCTTCCACTGGCTTATAGCCTCTGGGAATATAATCTGTATTCAATGCCTGAAACATTTTGCATAAGCACAATGAATACTGTCCTGATCCCATTATTCCCATTGGGGGACCTTCGACTACAATGTCTGCCCCAACTGAAATTGCAATTTCTGCCCTAATTTCTCTTGGCAATATATAAGGTATGCCTCTACCACTTCTTTCAAATAAACCCGGCACAATAGCTACAAATAATGACTCAGGAAACATGTCTTTTGCAGTTTTCATGCAATGAAAATGACCATTATGTAAAGGATTGTATTCAGTGAAATCTGAGACCAGAATATCTTCAGATGATTTGTCCGAAATTATACTTTCATCATCAAAATCATTATAAAACAACTGCATATCTCTTTTAAGAATTTTAGAAACTTGAGACATACTAACAAATTTATTTTTCAAAATTAAAAAAGTTATGTTTTAAACATAGAAATGACAAATATTGAATCAACTAGGTGATAATCATGGATTTAGTTTTAAAAAATTGTAAGCTAATAAATGAAACTGGCGAATATTATATTAAACTTGAAGATGGAAGAATTAACGAAATTTCAAAAACTCCTTTAAAATCAGAAAAAATAATTGATATAAAAAATAACTATGTTCTGCCAGGTTTTATTGACCCTCATATACATTTTAGAGACCCAGGACTGACTCAAAAAGAAGATTTTAAAACTGGAAGTTTGGCAGCGGCAAATGGAGGTTTTACAACAGTAATAGATATGCCAAACACACTTCCAAAAACAAATACCTACAAAGCACTTAAAGAAAAAATCGAAATTGCTGAAAAAAAATCTGTAGTGAACTTTGAACTTCAAATGGGACATAATACTTTAGATGAAATGAGAAAAATGATTGAACTTGATCCCATTTCAGTTAAAGTTTTCATGGATTTGGAAAGCGATGAAAGTTTAGAAAAAATATTCCATGATTTATCCATTTTAAACAAAACAACAAAATATAATGGGCTTGTAGCAGTCCACTGTGAAAAAAAATCGATTGTTGAACAAGAAACCGAAAAATTAAAGCAAAAAGAAGAAAATCCTGCTATTGATTATACTTATGCAAGACCGGCTGAATCTGAAGACGAATCTGTAAGACAAGCAATTGAACTGGCAAGGGCCAATAATTTGAAGTTGCATATCTGTCATTTAAGTTCAAGCAAATCATTAGCTAGGGTAAAAAATGCAAGTAAAAGTATGCCTGTAAGTTGGGAATTTACACCACATCATTTATTGCTAGATAATTCTGCATACAATATATATGGCACATTAATAAAAACCAATCCTCCTCTAAGACCAAAAGAGAATAGTGTAAAAATTAGTGATTTAGATGAAACATCAATAATAGGAACAGATCATGCACCTCATACACTTGAAGATAAAAGCAAAGATACATGGACATCATCACCAGGAATTCCTAACCTTGAAACTGTTGTTCCATTATTATTAACTGAAGTGAATAAGAAAAATCTGGATTTGAACATACTTCCAAAAATTTTAAGTGAAAATGCGGCAAAGATTTACGGGCTTAAAAATAAAGGAAAAATAGCCCAAGGATATGATGCAGATTTAACCGTAATAGATTTAAAACAAAAAGGAAAATTCAATATTGAAGA contains the following coding sequences:
- the rplJ gene encoding 50S ribosomal protein L16, which encodes MVRAYTRRDYIRKTPNSRIVQYDMGNLKDEFPVQLSLAVKKPAQIRHNSLEAARIASNRLMQRAAGRMGYHLKLRVYPHQIVRENPMATGAGADRVQSGMRNAFGKPISVEAIVKKNQRIITIDCNAKNFEEAKVALKRAGMKLPVPCKIVVDKGAELIK
- a CDS encoding nucleotidyltransferase family protein, whose amino-acid sequence is MSQVSKILKRDMQLFYNDFDDESIISDKSSEDILVSDFTEYNPLHNGHFHCMKTAKDMFPESLFVAIVPGLFERSGRGIPYILPREIRAEIAISVGADIVVEGPPMGIMGSGQYSLCLCKMFQALNTDYIPRGYKPVEGMDEILKRINLGHHIASKPYKIVDKTTHETILKGKLEEDNYVITSFSNSLSKIGFEYKDKFIFVKRIEGVSGTLIRESILDDNFDNVLDMMPKKTIDVLKREIQNDGIIYGIRDEEAILNTANNFSLKELSNLNLFNEKLAINIIENRPYNDILTLEKSIQQGFSSHFKQRVLSILENPIPKKVISHYIDKYPSNIRVLGYKNKETLEKFKEKVNNENISLLRV
- a CDS encoding dihydroorotase family protein, which produces MDLVLKNCKLINETGEYYIKLEDGRINEISKTPLKSEKIIDIKNNYVLPGFIDPHIHFRDPGLTQKEDFKTGSLAAANGGFTTVIDMPNTLPKTNTYKALKEKIEIAEKKSVVNFELQMGHNTLDEMRKMIELDPISVKVFMDLESDESLEKIFHDLSILNKTTKYNGLVAVHCEKKSIVEQETEKLKQKEENPAIDYTYARPAESEDESVRQAIELARANNLKLHICHLSSSKSLARVKNASKSMPVSWEFTPHHLLLDNSAYNIYGTLIKTNPPLRPKENSVKISDLDETSIIGTDHAPHTLEDKSKDTWTSSPGIPNLETVVPLLLTEVNKKNLDLNILPKILSENAAKIYGLKNKGKIAQGYDADLTVIDLKQKGKFNIEEFKTKAEYSPFDGWEYQGMPIMTIVNGKIVMNKL
- a CDS encoding KEOPS complex subunit Pcc1 yields the protein MKIKGNITFIYKTSNDAKLVFDSLEVDNENYLTSTLDHDSINYEINSEKLGTFLATADDLIASEIVVEKIVEKTKQ
- a CDS encoding ATPase, which encodes MECYYHPDRDGTDTCAICGKSICKECGLEIAGKIYCKECLEKIVGLGIENKPAEPVQEPVRTEPARLNKQPVDENIYQPQVESVEVPPVQEEIQPVSEIKQIRDDSPYNIKSNIEYDGGLETSYLDENEPIQPQRIEQAPISQEPQIAQNEPNYVTEQISQKAPETQEYIYPDHSYEPQPTSARMELEDKYEKYLDDLYFDEEEVPLGEQLAKDEAQYGSLTRKEYPTREEPSLKQSSAKRRKPETPEEMEARIRAEILAEKEGGKKIKDQNIHNLNYQEEKEPMGAVDIILTIILIIVILVVIYYLIYVFVLHAAYPTFMDAVYALSNPQNVINNVLNPQ